The sequence GCTTATTTGCGCAGATGATGATACTCCTAATCGACTAGTCATTGGGGACGTTCTTAAACGACTAGTCATTCAAAAACGTCCCCAATGACTAGGTGGGGAAGGCGTGAGACAATGGTGGGCGTTGTGTTGTTCGCGCTAAGGAGTTGCCATGTTGTTGTGTCCCGTTTGCCATGAGCCGTTGGTGGACGATGAGCGTGGGGCCGCATGTGCGGGCGGACACCGGTTTGACCGTGCGCGCGAGGGTTATCTATATCTACTGCGCTCGTCCAAGAGCGGCGACTCCATGGGCGATCCCAAGTCGCAGGCGCGCAGCCGTCGTGACTTTTTGAACCGTGGATACTACGCGCCGTTGCGCGATGCGATGGTCGAGCTGGTGCGCAAGCAGGTGTCTGGGCGCGCCACGTCTGCGAACGGCCCCATGACGCTGCTCGATATTTGCTGTGGCGAGGGCTATTACACCAGTGCCATGGGCGCGGCGCCGGGCGTAGATGCTTACGGTTTTGACCTGGGCAAGGAGATGGTGCGCCTGGCCGCCAAGCGCGGCGATGCGACCTACTTCGTGGCCAACATGAAGGACATCCCCGTGGCCGATGGCGCCTTCGATATGGTGACCGAGCTCTTTGCCCCCTTTAACGAACGCGAGTTTGCCCGCGTGCTGGCGCCGGAGGGTTCGCTCTACACCGTGGTGCCGGGTGCTCGTCACCTCTTTGGGCTCAAGGAGGTACTCTACGACACGCCGTACCTTAACGATGAGAAGCTGCCGAAGACCACCGAGCTCGAGTTGGTCGGAACGCAGCGGGTGTCTGCGAATATTACACTTCAGACCCAGGCCGACATCGAGGCGGTGTTCCAGATGACGCCGTACTACTACCGCACGCGCCCCGCCGACAAAGAGCGCTTGGCAAACCTCGATACCCTTCAGACTGACATCGACTTCATCATCGCCGAGTACCGCCACGGCTAACAACCTGCCAAAAAGGGACAGGTTTATTTTGGTAGGTTTTATCTGGGCAAACGCAAAGGGCCGACCGCGGAGATGCGCGATCGGCCCTTTTTAGTTGCTTGGCTGCAGAGGTTATGAGAAGCGAGCGCTTATAGGCGGTCCTTGTTCTCGGCCTTAACGGCGTGTGCCTGCTGAACAAAGAACAGGTCGTACACCACGATGACAAAGGCGCCAAAGTTGATGGCGTCGCCGCCAAACGCGGGAAGCGTGAGCACCGCTTGGGCAAGCGTGGCGACCGCGGCAACAATACCGAGCTTAAACGCGCCGTCCACCTGTGAAGGCTTGTTGGCGCCCTTGATACCGGCGACGCCTGCGGCAAGGTCGACGAGACCCTTGGCGATAAGCACGACCGCTGCGAGCGTGGCGTACGAACCGTACGTGGAATCGAGACCGCCCGTGGCGATGCCGACGCCGGCGGTGACGAGGCTGGCGATGCCCAAAACAAAGTAGATGAGAGCAAGGATTTTGAGAGTCTTGCGAGTGAAGCTCATGGCTGGTCCTTTCGATACGAGTACGCCAACTTGGCGCACCCAATGTACTGCACATATGGTGAAGCACATTGTAGTTCAACGCGGCGATGCATGCGTTTGAAAGCGCATTGAGCCCGCGCAGCCAAACCCAACCTTTCAAAAAGGAAAGCTGGGCGTA is a genomic window of Collinsella aerofaciens containing:
- a CDS encoding putative RNA methyltransferase, giving the protein MLLCPVCHEPLVDDERGAACAGGHRFDRAREGYLYLLRSSKSGDSMGDPKSQARSRRDFLNRGYYAPLRDAMVELVRKQVSGRATSANGPMTLLDICCGEGYYTSAMGAAPGVDAYGFDLGKEMVRLAAKRGDATYFVANMKDIPVADGAFDMVTELFAPFNEREFARVLAPEGSLYTVVPGARHLFGLKEVLYDTPYLNDEKLPKTTELELVGTQRVSANITLQTQADIEAVFQMTPYYYRTRPADKERLANLDTLQTDIDFIIAEYRHG